A DNA window from Pedobacter africanus contains the following coding sequences:
- a CDS encoding SusC/RagA family TonB-linked outer membrane protein has translation MKPNLHLTMLLVLLVPLASLAQVVKTITGTVTEENGKPLPGVVVSIRGKTASGVTDGQGRFSLSNAKESDLLICAMIGYTSKTVVITSQNQYKIQLEASNQTLNDVVIIGYGEVRRKDLTGSVGSVSIKDMEKAPVVSFEDALAGRVAGVQVGSADGQPGSISNITIRGGNSITQSNSPLYVIDGFPVENPDNNTINPEDIESIDILKDASSTAIYGARGANGVIMIKTKEGKAGPPVVSYNNWLGYQYPVKQIAVMSPYEFVKYQLELNKNSATALYLKDGKTLDAYRDEQGINWQDRVMQNAFMQSHNFSMRGGSAATKYSVSSSYLDQNGIVINGGYKRYQGRFQIDQRLGKNFRVGLNTNYTYGIKRGQIANLTSDNLNSSSAGNASSYLLYSTWGYRPVTGNVNDEDFIDQPFDDDVAGNTDLRINPIVNSNNMYMYAFNKSLTANAFVEYAFLKYFKFRMSGGLTDTRLTFERFNNSNTAAGNPRTVYGATYGLNGSLENQNIRSLLNENLLTFNRTFNKKHRLDVVGGFTMQRNSMEGDGFVSILLPNEVLGVKGLDQGTILSKTTSASYATLVSLLGRVNYTFNSRYLFTASFRSDGSSKFAPGKRIGYFPSGAFAWNIGEEKFMKSIKAISSAKLRTSYGITGNNRVNDFAYLSVLDQEVGANTGNTKSGYYFNGQYIKGTVPVGVGNENLKWERTGNLDLGLDLSFFNQRISLTTDYYYKRTTDLLLNASLPTSTGYLTAFKNIGVVVNKGLELTLNTVNLTTKNFNWTSNFNIAFNNNRIEELNGDQPSLITRVSNWNGNFNNSLPYIALPGRQVALFYGYVFDGVYPLSDFNVLANGSYELKADVPNNGSARSLIKPGFIKYKDINGDGVVDANDQTIVGNPNPKHIGGFSNNIRYGQFDLNVFLQWSYGNEILNANRIVFEGAEARQSLNMFKTYENRWSMENQHTDLPVAGGYGPNVFSDRNIEDGSFLRLKTVSLGYNIAPELIKRLKITSARIHVSAQNLATWTNYSGLDPEVSVRHSALTPGFDWSPYPRARTITFGMNLTF, from the coding sequence ATGAAACCAAACTTACACTTAACGATGTTATTGGTATTGCTTGTCCCGCTGGCCAGTCTGGCCCAGGTGGTAAAAACCATTACCGGAACGGTTACAGAAGAAAACGGGAAGCCGCTGCCAGGTGTAGTCGTGAGCATCCGGGGGAAAACGGCCTCGGGAGTAACAGATGGACAAGGACGTTTTAGCCTTTCCAATGCAAAGGAAAGTGATCTGCTGATATGCGCTATGATCGGCTATACCAGCAAGACGGTAGTGATCACCAGTCAGAATCAATATAAAATACAGCTGGAAGCAAGCAACCAGACCTTGAATGATGTTGTCATCATTGGCTATGGTGAAGTTAGGCGAAAGGATCTTACCGGTTCGGTAGGTTCGGTTAGTATTAAAGATATGGAAAAGGCTCCTGTGGTTTCCTTTGAAGATGCTTTAGCTGGAAGGGTAGCGGGCGTTCAGGTGGGGTCCGCAGACGGGCAGCCGGGTAGCATCAGCAACATTACCATCCGGGGCGGAAATTCAATTACCCAATCCAACTCGCCACTGTATGTGATTGATGGCTTTCCTGTAGAAAATCCAGATAACAACACCATTAATCCGGAGGACATCGAATCCATAGATATCCTGAAAGACGCCTCCTCTACCGCAATTTATGGCGCAAGAGGAGCCAATGGGGTCATCATGATCAAAACCAAGGAAGGTAAGGCCGGTCCGCCGGTGGTTAGCTATAACAACTGGCTGGGTTACCAGTACCCGGTGAAACAGATAGCGGTAATGAGCCCTTATGAGTTTGTAAAGTACCAGCTGGAACTGAACAAAAATTCGGCTACTGCTTTGTACCTTAAAGATGGCAAAACTCTGGATGCCTACCGCGATGAGCAGGGAATCAACTGGCAGGACCGCGTAATGCAGAATGCATTTATGCAAAGTCACAATTTCTCAATGAGGGGAGGAAGCGCTGCCACAAAGTATTCGGTAAGCAGCTCCTATTTAGATCAGAATGGAATTGTAATCAATGGCGGATACAAAAGGTACCAGGGGCGGTTCCAGATAGATCAGCGTTTGGGGAAAAATTTCAGGGTAGGCCTGAATACCAATTATACCTATGGTATTAAAAGAGGCCAGATCGCCAATTTAACCAGCGATAATCTGAACAGCAGTTCGGCCGGAAATGCCAGCTCGTATTTGTTGTACAGTACCTGGGGATACAGACCGGTAACGGGCAATGTAAATGATGAAGATTTCATTGACCAGCCGTTTGACGACGACGTGGCCGGTAATACTGACTTAAGGATCAACCCGATCGTAAACTCCAATAACATGTATATGTACGCGTTTAACAAGTCGCTTACTGCCAATGCCTTTGTAGAGTATGCTTTCCTGAAGTATTTCAAATTCAGGATGAGTGGCGGCCTGACGGATACCCGTCTGACTTTCGAGCGTTTCAACAACTCCAATACAGCGGCAGGGAATCCACGGACGGTTTATGGGGCTACCTACGGGCTCAATGGTTCTCTTGAAAATCAGAATATCCGCAGCTTACTGAACGAGAACCTGCTTACGTTTAACAGGACATTTAACAAAAAGCACCGGTTAGACGTGGTGGGCGGTTTTACCATGCAGAGAAATAGCATGGAGGGGGATGGTTTTGTGTCTATTCTTTTGCCAAATGAAGTATTGGGTGTAAAAGGGCTCGACCAGGGAACTATCCTTTCCAAAACAACTTCGGCTTCTTACGCTACCCTGGTATCGTTGCTGGGCAGGGTAAATTATACATTTAATTCGCGCTACCTGTTTACCGCTTCCTTTCGCAGCGATGGGTCTTCAAAGTTTGCCCCTGGCAAGCGGATAGGCTATTTCCCTTCTGGTGCTTTTGCCTGGAATATCGGGGAAGAAAAATTTATGAAATCCATTAAAGCCATTTCTTCGGCTAAACTGCGGACTTCTTATGGCATTACCGGGAACAACCGTGTAAATGATTTTGCCTACCTGAGTGTTTTAGATCAGGAAGTAGGTGCCAATACCGGTAATACCAAAAGCGGTTATTATTTTAACGGGCAATACATTAAAGGTACTGTGCCTGTTGGTGTAGGAAATGAGAACCTTAAATGGGAGCGGACCGGAAACCTTGACCTTGGCCTAGACCTGAGTTTCTTTAATCAACGCATCAGCTTAACTACCGATTATTATTACAAAAGAACCACAGATTTATTGCTAAACGCTTCATTACCTACTTCAACCGGGTATCTTACTGCATTTAAAAATATAGGGGTTGTGGTTAACAAGGGGCTTGAGTTGACATTGAATACCGTCAACCTGACTACCAAAAACTTCAACTGGACCTCTAATTTTAACATTGCGTTTAATAACAATAGAATCGAAGAATTGAATGGCGATCAGCCCAGCCTGATTACGCGTGTTTCGAACTGGAATGGTAATTTTAACAACTCCTTACCTTATATTGCCTTACCGGGGCGCCAGGTGGCCTTGTTCTATGGCTATGTTTTTGACGGCGTATATCCTTTAAGTGATTTCAATGTATTGGCTAATGGCAGCTATGAACTGAAAGCTGATGTTCCAAATAATGGTAGTGCACGCTCTTTAATTAAACCGGGCTTTATTAAATATAAAGACATCAATGGCGACGGGGTGGTAGATGCAAATGACCAGACCATAGTTGGTAACCCTAACCCAAAACACATTGGGGGTTTCAGCAATAATATCAGGTACGGCCAGTTCGACCTCAATGTTTTTTTACAGTGGTCGTATGGCAATGAGATCTTAAATGCGAACCGCATTGTGTTTGAAGGTGCAGAAGCCAGGCAAAGCCTGAATATGTTTAAAACCTACGAGAACAGATGGTCCATGGAAAATCAGCATACCGATTTACCGGTAGCTGGTGGTTATGGCCCCAACGTCTTCTCGGACAGGAATATTGAAGATGGATCTTTTCTGCGTTTGAAAACAGTTTCACTCGGCTATAATATTGCTCCGGAACTGATAAAGAGACTGAAGATAACCTCGGCCCGCATTCATGTTTCGGCACAAAACCTGGCAACCTGGACGAATTATTCGGGGCTGGATCCGGAGGTTTCGGTACGGCATTCTGCGCTTACACCTGGTTTCGACTGGAGCCCATATCCAAGGGCGCGCACCATCACCTTTGGTATGAACCTAACTTTTTAA
- a CDS encoding glycoside hydrolase family protein → MRLNCVIMMLLAFAGSSFGQHAALTNQALRLNWEDTGKGYQIKQLSVKGQKGWQALPGVLGQYTLLYSATQPKMDSELKDKNGKALNFPETEYRYIIPTWKANTSAVSMNKEGQAISFYPQGYKKAGKALVFQQKTDVATIEATWQLDPVYKNDLRVSINLTATKEGYYSLASPALNTNDKSRFEWGCIPGVFQGNSINSNFTDAYAYGHGIPDQPVVVRERTAAALTAMLTNKEGITLAVTAEPGTARDPWEYDKSTQSNWLLGLSLINRQNQLSPTLYHPVLGQQKSYLKKGERISFAFRYTINNSDWYPVYQHVVNNVYRFDELLHLKQTSQSLSARLEQLLDYVKKDSTSRWRTFDYKGRTIGAQEYLGGVYESEKDAVKNADYGAMWMLANMTQDPILVHKRLKDAMNFKLAQQHTTGGFFNGAAAGQYYLYRSKRFTEEWGPYTEPIATTYYMLLDMGNVHLFEPDNKELKSGIRLAADWLLDKMKPEGYWEVAYNNNTQQPMFEDLKDYRPTFYGLLVAYRSLGDKKYLDAAVKAADWFIKNAVERGYFLGVCGDARFAPDFATGQSAQAMLDLYELTKEPRFKQAAVKTAQFYTTSVYSHPIPNLKEKKNGARLLKDWQLSQVGLSFEHGGTLGSANPSGPILLASHAGMFVRLFQLTKDSLYLKMARTAALSKDAFVDPATGVASYYWSAMNKGAGPFPHHAWWQIGWITDYLMAEISLRSEGRIDFPSGFLAPKVGPHKTFGFQEGKIFDQQGNLALMEKLVSLSNPNMDYVCALNKEAKAFYLFVLNNDDELQEADLQLAPSHFIPGHSLDQKSVECFSASGLKVPFSAGGKIKIKPYGLQVYVFKYK, encoded by the coding sequence ATGAGACTGAACTGTGTAATAATGATGCTGCTTGCTTTTGCAGGAAGTAGTTTTGGCCAGCATGCGGCACTGACCAATCAGGCATTACGCCTGAACTGGGAAGATACCGGTAAGGGCTATCAAATCAAGCAGCTATCGGTGAAAGGACAGAAAGGATGGCAGGCCTTGCCTGGCGTGCTCGGACAATACACCTTACTCTACAGTGCCACGCAGCCTAAAATGGATTCGGAACTGAAGGATAAAAACGGGAAAGCACTGAACTTCCCCGAAACGGAGTACCGCTACATCATTCCGACCTGGAAAGCCAATACTTCTGCGGTTTCCATGAACAAAGAGGGACAGGCCATTTCATTTTACCCTCAGGGATATAAAAAGGCTGGCAAGGCCCTGGTCTTTCAGCAAAAAACAGATGTGGCCACTATAGAGGCCACATGGCAACTGGATCCGGTATATAAAAATGACCTTCGGGTTTCCATCAATTTAACAGCCACTAAGGAAGGTTATTATTCACTGGCCAGTCCGGCACTAAACACAAACGACAAAAGCCGCTTTGAATGGGGCTGTATTCCCGGAGTATTTCAGGGCAACAGCATCAATAGCAATTTTACGGATGCTTATGCCTACGGCCATGGCATTCCGGATCAACCTGTGGTGGTTAGAGAAAGAACGGCTGCTGCGCTTACAGCTATGCTGACCAATAAAGAAGGGATTACATTGGCAGTAACGGCAGAACCCGGAACAGCAAGAGACCCCTGGGAATATGATAAATCTACGCAATCGAACTGGCTGCTCGGCCTGTCGCTCATCAACAGGCAAAACCAACTGAGCCCTACTTTGTACCATCCGGTACTGGGGCAGCAAAAATCTTACCTGAAAAAGGGGGAGCGCATCTCTTTTGCTTTCCGGTACACCATTAATAATTCAGACTGGTACCCGGTATACCAGCACGTTGTAAATAATGTATACCGCTTTGATGAGCTGCTGCACTTGAAACAGACCAGCCAGTCCTTATCTGCCCGCCTGGAGCAGCTTTTAGATTATGTGAAAAAGGACAGCACATCGCGCTGGCGCACTTTCGACTATAAGGGACGCACCATTGGCGCACAGGAGTACCTGGGCGGAGTCTATGAATCGGAAAAAGATGCGGTAAAAAATGCAGACTATGGAGCCATGTGGATGCTGGCCAATATGACCCAGGACCCAATCCTTGTACATAAAAGGCTTAAAGATGCAATGAATTTCAAACTGGCCCAGCAGCATACCACAGGCGGGTTCTTTAATGGGGCCGCTGCAGGGCAATATTACCTCTACCGTTCTAAACGCTTTACCGAAGAATGGGGGCCTTATACCGAGCCGATAGCAACTACCTATTACATGCTGCTGGACATGGGTAATGTACACCTGTTTGAGCCGGACAATAAGGAACTCAAATCGGGAATCCGTTTGGCGGCCGACTGGCTGCTGGACAAAATGAAGCCTGAAGGTTATTGGGAGGTAGCCTATAACAACAATACGCAACAGCCAATGTTTGAAGACCTGAAAGATTACAGGCCTACTTTTTATGGATTGCTTGTTGCCTACCGGAGCCTGGGTGATAAAAAATACCTGGATGCAGCTGTAAAGGCGGCCGACTGGTTTATCAAAAATGCCGTAGAAAGGGGCTACTTTTTAGGGGTTTGCGGAGATGCCAGGTTTGCACCTGATTTTGCAACCGGACAAAGTGCACAGGCAATGCTGGACCTTTATGAGCTCACAAAGGAACCAAGGTTTAAACAGGCTGCTGTTAAAACTGCGCAATTCTATACCACCTCTGTTTATTCCCATCCAATCCCTAACCTGAAAGAGAAAAAAAACGGAGCCAGGCTGCTTAAGGACTGGCAGTTGAGCCAGGTGGGCTTAAGCTTTGAACATGGCGGGACTTTAGGCTCAGCCAATCCAAGCGGACCAATTTTACTGGCCAGTCATGCCGGCATGTTTGTAAGGTTGTTTCAGCTGACAAAGGACTCTTTATACCTCAAGATGGCCAGAACTGCGGCTTTGAGCAAGGATGCTTTTGTAGATCCGGCCACGGGGGTAGCCTCCTATTACTGGAGTGCCATGAACAAGGGCGCAGGACCTTTTCCTCATCATGCCTGGTGGCAGATCGGCTGGATTACCGACTATCTGATGGCAGAGATTTCCCTGCGTTCTGAAGGGCGGATTGATTTTCCTTCAGGATTTCTTGCGCCGAAGGTTGGTCCGCACAAAACGTTCGGGTTTCAGGAAGGAAAAATATTTGACCAGCAGGGTAATCTTGCCTTAATGGAAAAACTGGTTTCCTTAAGCAATCCCAATATGGATTATGTATGTGCACTGAATAAAGAAGCGAAGGCATTTTACCTGTTTGTATTGAACAATGATGACGAGTTGCAGGAAGCTGACCTGCAGTTAGCCCC
- a CDS encoding GntR family transcriptional regulator yields MSSENTQQKGIQGKMKYQQLADHIMSLIEIDQLHIGDQLPSLKQLQQQLKMSKETLLKGLNELVEKGIVESVYRKGYYVRKKAIHHSFRVFLLLDKMNILREQFYRTLFNQLENRADIDIYFHHHNYQVFEKLIKENLGAYTHYVVATFLKENVAPLLNLIPDKKRIIIDLNEQGLSGNYSSIYQDYGHDIYHSLHKLKDELKKYDRLILVAHPEAVHARLVIEGFLHYCTEIEHPYLIQSEIDEKTFQKGNAYVTFSRYDTDDVMLIKLARKKKLKLGKDVGLISYNDTLVKEVLEDGITVISTDFEAMGKTVAQAILEEKTVTRRNPTKVIKRHSL; encoded by the coding sequence ATGAGCTCCGAAAATACACAGCAAAAAGGTATTCAGGGTAAGATGAAATACCAGCAGCTTGCCGATCACATCATGTCGCTGATTGAAATTGACCAGCTCCATATCGGAGACCAGCTGCCATCTTTAAAGCAATTGCAGCAACAGTTAAAAATGAGCAAGGAAACTTTGCTTAAAGGCTTGAATGAACTTGTAGAAAAAGGTATTGTCGAGTCAGTTTACAGGAAAGGCTATTATGTACGTAAAAAGGCCATACACCATTCTTTTCGTGTCTTCCTGCTGCTCGACAAAATGAACATTTTGCGTGAACAGTTCTACCGTACCCTTTTTAACCAACTCGAAAACCGGGCCGATATCGATATTTATTTCCATCACCATAACTACCAGGTATTCGAAAAGCTGATCAAAGAAAACCTGGGAGCATATACCCATTATGTTGTGGCAACTTTCTTAAAAGAAAATGTAGCACCCCTGCTGAACCTGATCCCTGATAAAAAAAGAATCATTATTGATTTAAACGAGCAGGGCCTTTCCGGTAATTACAGCAGCATTTATCAGGATTATGGGCACGATATATACCATAGTCTGCATAAGCTAAAAGACGAACTTAAAAAATATGACCGCCTTATATTGGTAGCGCATCCTGAAGCCGTACATGCCAGGCTGGTGATCGAAGGCTTCCTGCATTATTGTACCGAAATTGAACATCCTTACCTTATCCAGTCTGAAATTGATGAAAAAACCTTTCAGAAAGGCAATGCCTATGTAACCTTCAGCAGGTACGATACCGATGATGTGATGCTGATTAAGCTGGCCCGCAAAAAAAAGCTTAAGCTGGGGAAGGATGTAGGGCTCATTTCCTATAATGACACTTTGGTAAAAGAGGTGCTGGAAGATGGCATTACTGTGATTTCAACAGATTTTGAAGCCATGGGCAAAACAGTGGCCCAGGCCATTCTGGAAGAAAAGACCGTTACCAGAAGAAATCCTACAAAAGTGATCAAACGGCATTCGCTTTAA
- a CDS encoding RagB/SusD family nutrient uptake outer membrane protein, which produces MKTTLFYIGIVLALLVSSCSKILDTTPQDFVSPVNYYNTESDLQSALAGVYDRLGDNRVYGQGMSCYMVFSDEFFMKNQTSGINANIVDASTLEVNRHWESIYTGIERANMLLDNMDKAVKVSEEKRNEIKGQALFLRAYYYFLLTDEFGAVPLKLESTKTPEEPPLPATPVKDIYERIVADMKLAEGMVKSVADYGYNTRITKTTVQGVLARVYLTMAGFPLNDVAKYADAKAYAEKVMQSGLHGLNPDFKQIYINHVQEIFDTRENLWEVEFKGQNKGEIQEGGMIGSYNGITCGIIDIGYGYDYVHATAKLYNAYANGDQRKDWTVAPFRYVTTGTTAVKTNWAADQIYDRSNGKWRREYELNLPRDQSYNATNWPLLRYADVLLMYAEADNYVNSGPSAEAYKAINAVRRRGYGKDVLVPDVQADAPANLSQPDFLDLIRNERLRELAFEGLRKHDLVRWGIYPTVMQAQVREYQANMPAALKDAAIAQAQRVTDRAVLFPIPNSELAVNPNIKQNTGW; this is translated from the coding sequence ATGAAAACGACTTTATTTTATATCGGTATAGTACTCGCATTACTTGTCAGCTCATGTTCAAAGATCCTGGATACCACTCCGCAGGACTTTGTATCACCAGTAAATTATTACAATACAGAAAGTGACCTTCAATCTGCATTGGCCGGAGTATACGACCGTTTGGGCGACAACAGGGTGTATGGGCAGGGCATGTCCTGCTACATGGTTTTTAGTGACGAGTTTTTCATGAAAAACCAGACTTCAGGAATTAACGCCAACATTGTGGATGCTTCCACTCTCGAAGTAAACCGGCACTGGGAATCTATTTATACCGGCATTGAGCGTGCAAATATGTTACTGGACAACATGGATAAAGCGGTTAAGGTAAGTGAGGAAAAACGCAACGAAATAAAGGGCCAGGCGCTTTTCTTAAGAGCTTATTACTACTTTTTGCTTACGGATGAGTTCGGTGCGGTTCCTTTGAAACTGGAATCTACCAAAACACCGGAAGAGCCACCGCTTCCTGCCACACCTGTAAAGGATATTTACGAGCGCATTGTAGCCGATATGAAACTGGCTGAAGGGATGGTGAAATCGGTTGCCGACTATGGTTACAATACACGCATTACAAAAACAACGGTACAGGGTGTATTGGCAAGGGTTTACCTGACCATGGCAGGCTTCCCCCTGAATGATGTGGCAAAATATGCCGATGCAAAAGCCTATGCAGAAAAGGTAATGCAATCTGGTTTACACGGGCTAAATCCCGATTTCAAGCAGATTTACATTAACCACGTTCAGGAAATATTTGACACCAGAGAGAATCTGTGGGAAGTAGAATTTAAGGGCCAGAACAAAGGCGAAATACAGGAAGGCGGCATGATTGGCAGCTATAACGGCATCACCTGCGGAATCATTGATATTGGCTATGGCTACGATTATGTGCATGCTACCGCCAAGCTTTACAATGCCTATGCAAATGGCGACCAGAGAAAGGACTGGACGGTTGCCCCGTTCAGGTATGTAACTACAGGTACCACAGCGGTAAAGACCAATTGGGCAGCAGACCAGATCTACGACAGAAGTAACGGGAAATGGAGACGAGAATATGAGTTGAATTTGCCAAGAGACCAAAGTTACAATGCTACCAACTGGCCATTATTAAGATATGCTGATGTATTGCTGATGTATGCCGAAGCCGATAATTATGTAAACAGCGGCCCTTCGGCCGAAGCCTACAAAGCCATCAATGCCGTAAGACGGAGGGGCTATGGCAAGGACGTACTGGTACCTGATGTGCAGGCCGATGCGCCAGCAAATTTATCTCAGCCCGATTTTCTGGACCTGATCAGGAACGAGCGGCTGCGCGAACTGGCTTTTGAAGGCCTCCGTAAGCACGACCTGGTGAGGTGGGGGATTTACCCAACTGTGATGCAGGCCCAGGTAAGAGAGTACCAGGCCAATATGCCTGCAGCCCTAAAAGACGCTGCTATAGCACAGGCACAACGCGTAACAGATCGTGCTGTGCTGTTCCCGATTCCAAACAGTGAACTGGCCGTTAACCCTAATATCAAACAAAACACAGGATGGTAA
- a CDS encoding DUF5017 domain-containing protein — protein MKKLLIAAGVLFFMASCQKTYELTAPDDFSVELEKASYKVGESVRFTIKGKPEHLVFWSGEAGRKYEFRTRTAIEGNAISLNFKTFAQFGLTPIDQSVIKLYISTDFNGKYDATNVKAATWEDLTSKAVLSSGLDQTSSGNIDLSSFAARNKSMALALVYKTSVIKPEAQQNRWVIRSFDLKSTNQQGEESVLANMANAGWTAFNFSGPATNWSITSAQLLTVRNSTELDDDWVVTRQFNPNSTTPDVGEPIKNISQKLTEYSRVYTKAGVYKITFVASNANLERSATVVKEIELNITQ, from the coding sequence ATGAAAAAGCTATTAATTGCGGCTGGTGTATTATTTTTTATGGCTTCCTGCCAGAAAACCTATGAACTGACAGCTCCGGATGATTTTTCTGTAGAACTGGAAAAAGCCAGTTATAAAGTTGGCGAGTCTGTTCGCTTTACCATCAAGGGAAAACCAGAGCACCTCGTTTTCTGGTCGGGCGAAGCAGGCCGTAAATATGAGTTCCGGACAAGAACCGCAATAGAGGGAAATGCAATTTCCCTTAATTTTAAGACTTTTGCCCAATTTGGGTTAACGCCCATCGATCAATCGGTCATCAAACTTTATATATCGACAGACTTCAATGGAAAATACGATGCAACAAATGTAAAGGCGGCAACCTGGGAAGACCTTACCAGTAAAGCGGTACTTTCTTCGGGCCTGGACCAGACCTCATCAGGGAATATTGACCTGAGCAGTTTCGCGGCCCGCAATAAAAGTATGGCGCTGGCTTTAGTGTATAAGACCAGTGTGATTAAGCCCGAAGCCCAGCAAAACCGCTGGGTAATCCGTTCTTTTGACCTGAAGAGCACCAACCAGCAGGGCGAAGAATCAGTACTGGCCAATATGGCCAATGCGGGCTGGACAGCCTTTAACTTTAGCGGCCCGGCCACCAACTGGAGCATTACTTCTGCCCAGCTGCTTACCGTAAGGAACAGTACTGAGCTGGATGACGACTGGGTGGTAACCAGGCAGTTTAACCCCAACAGTACCACACCGGATGTGGGTGAACCGATCAAAAATATCTCGCAAAAACTGACAGAATACAGTCGGGTATACACCAAGGCTGGTGTTTACAAGATCACGTTTGTGGCCAGCAATGCCAACCTGGAGCGATCGGCAACTGTTGTAAAAGAAATAGAATTAAACATTACCCAATGA